The following proteins are encoded in a genomic region of Astatotilapia calliptera chromosome 22, fAstCal1.2, whole genome shotgun sequence:
- the LOC113015234 gene encoding hepatic lectin-like, translated as METKGPEPVSSLADLTYSDVRISQTTSEELPEASQQNVKSTRSKVTPERLALLVLSALLAAAVVALCVTKRDSEAKPCSTVQPTCPQPPEVTGDPCSKCEEGWEHHGGKCYYFSTNKSSWTKSRDDCRAKGGDLVKIDSREEQEFLRKKVRRIMKDHEDKFWIGLTDSAEQGRWLWVDGSPLNESLSYWKDTEPDNWGEDDCVMMGDKGDRYQKSWSDTSCKVSRRSICEKPAAKGQNKTVCVIFL; from the exons ATGGAAACCAAAG GCCCAGAGCCTGTTTCCTCTTTGGCTGATTTGACTTACTCAGATGTCAGGATCTCACAGACAACTTCAGAAGAGCTGCCTG AGGCCTCTCAACAAAATGTGAAGAGcacaaggtcaaaggtcaccccAGAGAGACTGGCCCTGCTGGTTCTCAGTGCTCTtctggctgctgctgttgttgcccTCTGTGTTACCA AAAGAGACTCTGAAGCAAAACCATGTAGCACGGTGCAGCCTACATGTCCACAACCTCCTGAAGTTACAG GTGATCCATGTTCTAAATGTGAAGAAGGCTGGGAGCATCATGGAGGAAAGTGTTATTACTTCTCTACCAATAAATCATCCTGgacgaaaagcagagatgactGTAGAGCTAAAGGAGGAGACCTGGTTAAGATAGACAGCAGAGAGGAGCAG GAATTCCTGAGGAAAAAAGTGAGACGCATAATGAAGGATCATGAAGACAAGTTCTGGATCGGACTGACAGACTCAGCAGAGCAGGGCAGATGGTTGTGGGTGGACGGATCACCACTGAACGAAAG TTTATCTTATTGGAAAGACACTGAGCCGGACAACTGGGGAGAGGACGACTGTGTAATGATGGGTGATAAAGGTGATCGTTACCAGAAGAGTTGGTCTGATACATCCTGCAAAGTGTCTCGCAGAAGTATTTGTGAGAAACCAGCAGCGAAAGGACAGAATAAAACTGtatgtgttatatttttatga
- the LOC113014649 gene encoding C-type lectin domain family 4 member E-like, translating into MTLICHTLVICVTFECLEASQQNVKSTRSKVNPERVALLVISALLAAAVVVLCVTKRDSEAKPCSTVQPVCPQPPEVTGDPCSKCEEGWEHHGGKCYYFSTNKSSWTKSRDDCRAKGGDLVKIDSREEQEFLRKKVRRIMKDHEDKFWIGLTDSAEQGRWLWVDGSPLNESLSYWNYKEPDNWREDDCVMMGEKSHGYQKSWSDTSCKVSRRSICEKPAAKGQNKTVCVIFL; encoded by the exons ATGACACTCATATGTCACACCTTGGTGATATGTGTTACATTTGAATGTTTAGAGGCCTCTCAACAAAATGTGAAGAGcacaaggtcaaaggtcaacccAGAGAGAGTGGCCCTGCTGGTTATCAGCGCTCTtctggctgctgctgttgttgtcctCTGTGTTACCA AAAGAGACTCTGAAGCAAAACCATGCAGCACGGTGCAGCCTGTATGTCCACAACCTCCTGAAGTTACAG GTGATCCATGTTCTAAATGTGAAGAAGGCTGGGAGCATCATGGAGGAAAGTGTTATTACTTCTCTACCAATAAATCATCCTGGACGAAGAGCAGAGATGACTGTAGAGCTAAAGGAGGAGACCTGGTTAAGATAGACAGCAGAGAGGAGCAG GAATTCCTGAGGAAAAAAGTGAGACGCATAATGAAGGATCATGAAGACAAATTCTGGATCGGACTGACAGACTCAGCAGAGCAGGGCAGATGGTTGTGGGTGGACGGATCACCACTGAACGAAAG TTTATCTTATTGGAACTACAAGGAGCCGGACAACTGGAGAGAGGACGACTGTGTAATGATGGGTGAAAAAAGTCATGGTTACCAGAAGAGTTGGTCTGATACATCCTGCAAAGTGTCTCGCAGAAGTATTTGTGAGAAACCAGCAGCGAAAGGACAGAATAAAACTGtatgtgttatatttttatga
- the LOC113014844 gene encoding CD209 antigen-like protein E: MMSHPQSYIEGETDSWHAKSSTGSKVKAERVALLVLCLLLTAAVLIIYRLSEFATFENTKTRESLKELEELRMNCQNVLTDGSFYKCEEGWEKHGGKCYYFCNSQSSWKQSRDKCRAKGGDLVKIDSREEQAFLERRVRELMKEAEDKFWIGLTDSAVEGRWLWVDGSLLDESLKFWAGKEPNNVTEGDPDGEDCVRMGEEYENKDLKCWFDQSCSKPQRSICEKAGVTAT, from the exons ATGATGAGCCATCCACAGAGCTACATAGAAG GTGAAACTGACTCTTGGCATGCAAAATCAAGcacagggtcaaaggtcaaggcAGAGAGAGTGGCACTGCTGGTTCTCTGTCTTCTGCTCACAGCTGCTGTTCTCATTATTTATCGTCTCAGTGAGTTTGCGa CGTTTGAAAACACGAAAACCAGAGAATCACTGAAAGAACTGGAAGAGCTCAGAATGAACTGTCAAAATGTTCTTACAG ATGGCTCATTTTATAAATGTGAAGAAGGCTGGGAGAAACATGGAGGAAAGTGCTATTACTTCTGCAACAGTCAATCATCCTGGAAACAGAGCAGAGATAAGTGTAGAGCTAAAGGAGGAGACCTGGTTAAGATAGACAGCAGGGAGGAGCAG GCATTCCTggagagaagagtgagagaaCTAATGAAAGAAGCTGAGGACAAGTTCTGGATTGGACTGACAGACTCAGCAGTAGAGGGCAGATGGTTGTGGGTGGACGGATCACTGCTGGATGAAAG TTTGAAGTTTTGGGCTGGCAAAGAGCCAAACAACGTGACAGAGGGAGATCCTGATGGAGAGGACTGTGTGAGAATGGGAGAAgaatatgaaaataaagatCTGAAGTGTTGGTTTGATCAGTCCTGCTCAAAGCCTCAAAGAAGTATTTGTGAGAAAGCAGGAGTAACTGCAACTTAA